The Nitrospinaceae bacterium genome includes the window GATGCTGACTGGTGATGAAAATATGGTGGATCTGGATGTAATCGTGCAGTACCGGATTTCAGACGCCGCAAAATATCTGTTCAATGTGCGTAATCCCCAGACGACAGTCGGCCATGCAGCCGAGGCCGCTGTGCGTCAGGTGGTTGGTAGTAAACCTATCGACGAGGCGCTGACGACAGGAAAGGGTGTTATCCAGCAACAGACCCTGGGCGAGATTCAAAACATTTTGAACAAGTACGACAGCGGGCTTACCGTGGTGGCGGTCCAGCTACAGGACGTCACTCCACCCAAGGAGGTCATTCAGTCGTTCAAGGATGTTGCCAGCGCGCGGGAGGACCAAAACCGCCTGATCAACGAGGCCCAGGGATACCAGAATCAGATCATTCCCGAGGCGCGGGGTAAGCGCGCCCAGATACTTCGCCGTGCCGAGGCCTACCGGGAGACGAAGATTCGCCAGGCGCGGGGCGATGCGAATCGCTTCCTTGCCACGGTGAGGGAATATAAAAAGGCGCCCGAAATTACCCGAAAGCGTCTCTACCTTGAAATGATGAAAGATGTCATGCCGACCGTGGATAAATTTATCCTGGATGGAAAAAATGGGTCTGGCGTTTTACCCATTCTCTCGCTCAGAGGCGATGGGTTGAAGGAGATCAAGAAATGACACAAGCGCCTCCCATTCCAAAGAAAACCATCGGCCTGCTGGTCGTTGCCGTGTTGGCTGTGATTTTGATAAACACTGTGTTTTTTACTGTACGCGAAGATCAGCAGGTAGTTGTGACAAGGCTGGGTAAGCCGGTGCGCACAATTCGGAGCGCTGGCCTGAACTACCGTACTCCTTTTATAGAGCAGTTGACGTTCTTTGATAAGCGACTTTTGGAATATGACTCAAACCCCACCGAGATCATTACGCAGGATAAAAAATCGCTCGTGGTCGATAACTTCTCGCGCTGGCGCATTGTCGATCCGCTTAAGTTCCTCCGCACGGTCCGCGATGAGGTGGGTGCCCAGGCGCGTCTCGACGATATTATTTACAGTGAATTGCGGCTCGAACTCGGCCGAAAGGACCTGGTGGATATCGTCGCCCACGATCGCGCCGAACTGATGAACCAGGTTACAAAAGAGAGCAACCGTAAAGCTGTCAAGTACGGTATCGATATTGTGGATGTCCGGCTCAAGCGCGCTGATCTACCTGAGCAGAACCTCAAGGCGATCTTCGGCCGCATGCAGGCCGAGCGGAATAGAATTGCCCGCCAATACCGCTCCGTAGGTAGGGAGAAGGCGCAAAAGATCCGGGCTGAAACGGATCGCGAGCGCGATAT containing:
- the hflK gene encoding FtsH protease activity modulator HflK codes for the protein MPMDWDEFKSRKQGGGMGPPQIKLPEFRMPNMKLPGALIVVIAIALWLLSGIYTVGPDEQGIVLRYGAMNRVTSSGLNYHIPFPIERVYTPKVTEVKRIELGFRTIDPGPPARYSDKPNESRMLTGDENMVDLDVIVQYRISDAAKYLFNVRNPQTTVGHAAEAAVRQVVGSKPIDEALTTGKGVIQQQTLGEIQNILNKYDSGLTVVAVQLQDVTPPKEVIQSFKDVASAREDQNRLINEAQGYQNQIIPEARGKRAQILRRAEAYRETKIRQARGDANRFLATVREYKKAPEITRKRLYLEMMKDVMPTVDKFILDGKNGSGVLPILSLRGDGLKEIKK
- the hflC gene encoding protease modulator HflC — its product is MTQAPPIPKKTIGLLVVAVLAVILINTVFFTVREDQQVVVTRLGKPVRTIRSAGLNYRTPFIEQLTFFDKRLLEYDSNPTEIITQDKKSLVVDNFSRWRIVDPLKFLRTVRDEVGAQARLDDIIYSELRLELGRKDLVDIVAHDRAELMNQVTKESNRKAVKYGIDIVDVRLKRADLPEQNLKAIFGRMQAERNRIARQYRSVGREKAQKIRAETDRERDILLAGAYEEEQKIKGEGDAKSIEITAEAFGQDSEFYAFNKSLEVYRASLKDKTTLMLPADSEFLKFLKSSSGGK